A region of Pyxidicoccus parkwaysis DNA encodes the following proteins:
- a CDS encoding glycosyltransferase family 4 protein, translating into MSDLPRLLLCSFDVIPGPSGSSRRVTEYLKALPDRFSVVVLSAKTPDHSHIEKYQGARLLRVPVGSGDLASRIQAFERAVRRQLESEEYALAHFTDPFGGYALCELKADYGHRLIYEAQTFPSQELRYTHPQTEGDRRFLSKIRRQELFCLMNADLIITGSQTTRSYIQSLGASEDLIHVVRAPVDLKAYDPEAMGAPDGQPLRLMYLGSQVGWQGLPTLLRAVALAAQRAEVRLTVVGAQHADWQPHLDDLVKELGLKERVEFQPPVAHDDVAKVLALADVGVLPLDDVERNRLQGGPLSKVSEYCAAGRPVITSDLPITRELIPQDAALFFPPGDTQALANHIVDLARDVPRRAELGRRARAHAEEVLEAGIIRGRLIDLYDSLLDKRTQAVAPRSEDDLPAPTMVTGTPTNRLAALLPPEPTPVKPLPKPESSKPGASEPAREELPLVMGQVMEDGLDTRLVKTELEAQPSEPPVVMGLPLRESATPQGPSPASVIVDSALPVSGRSESGGPVAQKASTAGKAGAPSLVEEPPGPTPTPTPIVRGALTIESEEPPAPTPVVRAPAPRDTEEPPSPTPVVRAPASADAEEPPSPTPVVRAPVAPDREEPPAPTPVTRAPSARDEAPSPVIASRSSVTSERDDEPPAPTPIVKVPAALLMRDEGFTPSASGRGSSSASKKDKDESSAPEPSRPLSSRSTSARVETPSRRMSALGSSSRGTSSGESERGASSSRSASSEISIPQVARDSSLPGASRAGSPLSDTGLPPASRSGASSSELSIPQATRDTGLPPVVRSGPSASESGLPPVVRSGSQTSESGLPPIVRSGPQTSETALPPVVRSGPQTSETALPPVVRSGPQTSESALPPVVRSGPQTSETAVPPVLRSGASSSDAGLPPMIRGGSTAADSERPPPVLRPGAPVSDSERPFTGRPITSETVLPPVIRGGSTTSEPERPPPVLRPGDPDRLAPSRGGTESERPPALPPRAAAPPPVPRQRPPRLMPEGPPRLSPVGAQASRPPPSLKASIPASSEDEPEEISADEAQPIDESSEASPTPAHPRPRLDEPDEISSDEVEEAEVSAANARLLDEDADVHEVEAEPTSQPVDEGPAPEPMPSSLNPWFAQLAHGYCPPEGIRFDRHTPPTTFPGRDEDTSPSRVPPPARTSPGVVRGKGS; encoded by the coding sequence TTGAGCGACCTGCCCAGACTGCTCCTGTGCAGTTTCGACGTCATCCCCGGCCCGTCGGGCTCGTCGCGCCGTGTCACGGAGTACCTCAAGGCGCTTCCGGACCGCTTCTCCGTGGTGGTGCTGTCGGCGAAGACTCCTGACCACTCCCATATCGAGAAGTACCAGGGTGCTCGGCTGCTGCGGGTGCCGGTAGGCTCGGGCGACCTAGCCTCCCGCATCCAGGCCTTCGAGCGCGCCGTGCGCCGCCAGTTGGAGAGCGAGGAGTACGCGCTCGCGCACTTCACGGACCCCTTCGGCGGCTATGCGCTGTGCGAGCTGAAGGCCGACTACGGGCACCGCCTCATCTACGAGGCGCAGACCTTCCCGTCCCAGGAGCTGCGCTACACGCACCCGCAGACGGAAGGCGACCGGCGCTTCCTCTCCAAGATTCGCAGGCAGGAGCTGTTCTGCCTGATGAACGCGGACCTCATCATCACCGGCTCGCAGACGACGCGCTCGTACATCCAGTCGCTCGGGGCGAGCGAGGACCTCATCCACGTGGTCCGCGCGCCGGTGGACCTCAAGGCGTACGACCCGGAAGCCATGGGCGCGCCGGACGGACAGCCGCTGCGGCTGATGTACCTGGGCAGCCAGGTGGGGTGGCAGGGCCTGCCCACGCTGCTGCGCGCGGTGGCGCTCGCGGCCCAGCGCGCGGAGGTGCGGCTCACGGTGGTGGGCGCGCAGCACGCGGACTGGCAGCCGCACCTGGATGACCTGGTGAAGGAGCTGGGGCTGAAGGAGCGTGTGGAGTTCCAGCCGCCCGTCGCGCATGACGACGTGGCCAAGGTGCTCGCGCTGGCGGACGTGGGCGTGCTCCCGCTGGACGACGTGGAGCGCAACCGGCTGCAGGGCGGCCCCCTGTCGAAGGTGTCCGAGTACTGCGCCGCCGGCCGCCCCGTCATCACGTCGGACCTGCCCATCACCCGCGAGCTCATTCCCCAGGACGCCGCCCTCTTCTTCCCGCCCGGAGACACGCAGGCGCTGGCGAACCACATCGTCGACCTGGCGCGCGACGTGCCGCGCCGCGCGGAGCTGGGACGCCGGGCGCGAGCGCACGCGGAGGAGGTGCTCGAGGCCGGCATCATCCGCGGGCGGTTGATCGACCTCTACGATTCGCTGCTGGACAAGCGGACGCAGGCGGTGGCCCCGAGGAGTGAGGACGACCTGCCCGCGCCCACGATGGTGACGGGCACGCCGACCAACCGGCTCGCGGCGCTGCTGCCCCCTGAACCGACGCCCGTGAAGCCGCTGCCGAAGCCGGAGTCCTCGAAGCCCGGCGCCTCCGAGCCCGCGCGCGAGGAACTGCCGCTGGTGATGGGGCAGGTGATGGAAGACGGGCTCGACACGCGCCTCGTCAAGACGGAGCTGGAGGCGCAGCCCTCCGAGCCGCCCGTGGTGATGGGCCTGCCCCTGCGCGAGAGCGCCACGCCGCAGGGCCCTTCGCCGGCCTCCGTCATCGTGGACTCGGCGCTTCCTGTTTCGGGCCGCTCGGAGTCTGGTGGGCCGGTGGCGCAGAAGGCGTCCACGGCAGGCAAGGCTGGAGCGCCGTCGCTCGTGGAGGAGCCACCCGGGCCGACTCCAACGCCGACGCCCATCGTCCGTGGCGCGCTCACCATCGAGAGCGAAGAGCCCCCGGCTCCGACGCCTGTCGTTCGTGCCCCCGCGCCTCGGGACACGGAGGAACCTCCGTCGCCCACGCCTGTCGTCCGTGCGCCCGCGAGCGCCGATGCCGAGGAGCCTCCTTCGCCGACTCCGGTGGTCCGCGCGCCTGTCGCGCCGGACCGTGAAGAGCCACCCGCGCCCACGCCGGTGACGCGGGCTCCGAGTGCTCGCGATGAGGCTCCGAGCCCCGTCATCGCCAGCCGCTCGTCCGTCACGTCCGAGCGCGATGACGAGCCGCCAGCGCCCACGCCCATCGTCAAGGTGCCCGCGGCGCTGCTCATGCGTGACGAGGGATTCACACCGTCCGCCTCGGGCCGTGGCTCCTCGAGCGCGAGCAAGAAGGACAAGGACGAGTCGTCGGCGCCCGAGCCTTCACGCCCACTGAGTAGTCGCAGCACCTCGGCTCGCGTGGAGACTCCGTCGCGGCGCATGTCGGCGCTGGGCTCGTCGTCGCGAGGCACCTCGTCCGGCGAATCCGAGCGGGGTGCATCGTCATCGCGCTCAGCGAGCTCGGAGATTTCGATTCCCCAGGTGGCTCGCGATTCGAGTCTGCCTGGAGCTTCGCGCGCCGGCTCACCGCTCTCCGACACGGGCCTGCCCCCGGCGTCGCGCTCGGGCGCTTCGAGCTCGGAGCTTTCGATTCCCCAGGCGACGCGCGACACGGGGCTGCCCCCGGTGGTGCGCTCAGGACCATCGGCTTCCGAGTCGGGTCTGCCTCCTGTTGTTCGCTCCGGCTCGCAGACCTCCGAGTCAGGCCTCCCGCCCATCGTCCGCTCCGGCCCGCAGACGTCTGAGACGGCACTGCCCCCGGTGGTCCGCTCCGGCCCGCAGACTTCTGAGACGGCCCTGCCCCCGGTGGTTCGCTCGGGCCCGCAGACCTCGGAGTCGGCGCTCCCGCCGGTGGTTCGTTCCGGCCCTCAGACTTCGGAAACGGCCGTGCCTCCAGTGCTGCGCTCTGGCGCATCGTCCTCGGACGCGGGGCTGCCGCCGATGATCCGCGGGGGCTCCACCGCCGCCGACTCGGAGCGCCCTCCTCCCGTGCTGCGCCCGGGTGCCCCGGTCTCCGACTCGGAGCGACCCTTCACCGGCCGTCCCATCACCTCGGAGACCGTACTGCCGCCGGTGATCCGCGGCGGCTCCACCACCTCCGAGCCCGAACGCCCGCCTCCCGTGCTGCGCCCGGGTGACCCCGACCGGCTCGCGCCGAGCCGCGGTGGCACCGAGTCCGAGCGCCCGCCCGCGCTGCCACCCCGCGCCGCTGCCCCGCCGCCCGTCCCGCGCCAGCGCCCACCCCGGCTGATGCCCGAGGGCCCGCCCCGCCTGTCCCCCGTGGGCGCCCAGGCCTCGCGCCCTCCTCCGTCGCTGAAGGCCTCCATCCCCGCCAGCTCCGAGGACGAGCCCGAGGAGATCTCCGCCGACGAGGCCCAGCCCATCGACGAGAGCTCGGAAGCCTCTCCGACTCCTGCACACCCGCGCCCACGTCTGGACGAGCCGGATGAGATCAGCAGCGACGAAGTGGAGGAGGCCGAGGTCTCCGCCGCCAACGCCCGCCTGCTCGACGAAGACGCCGACGTCCACGAGGTGGAGGCCGAGCCCACGAGCCAGCCCGTGGACGAAGGTCCCGCGCCGGAGCCCATGCCCTCGTCACTGAACCCGTGGTTCGCCCAGCTCGCCCACGGCTACTGTCCACCCGAGGGCATCCGTTTCGACCGCCACACGCCACCGACCACGTTCCCAGGTCGGGACGAGGACACCTCCCCCTCCCGCGTTCCCCCGCCCGCACGTACCTCCCCGGGCGTCGTTCGCGGCAAGGGCTCGTGA